One stretch of Lacimicrobium alkaliphilum DNA includes these proteins:
- a CDS encoding ABC transporter ATP-binding protein encodes MILLENITKYYHSALGHQYIFRNLNFEIPGGHNIAILGANGAGKSTLFRLIAGSEYPNKGKITTDLSISWPVALSTGIHQQMTGRENTRFIGRINGVADLGAYEDRVKEFAELGQHYDLPVKTYSSGMRPRLAFACSIAIDFEVYLIDEVTSVGDASFRRKAKKALFERSEKANVIMVSHDMKELRQFCDSAIVLSKGDLTFYNDLEEGIKHYQAL; translated from the coding sequence ATGATTCTGCTTGAAAATATTACCAAGTACTACCATTCGGCGCTTGGGCATCAGTATATTTTCCGGAATCTGAACTTTGAGATCCCCGGAGGCCACAATATCGCCATACTCGGTGCTAACGGTGCCGGTAAATCGACCTTATTTCGTTTGATTGCCGGTAGCGAATATCCAAACAAAGGTAAAATAACCACCGATCTCAGTATTTCATGGCCGGTGGCATTATCTACCGGGATCCACCAGCAGATGACGGGCAGAGAGAATACCCGTTTTATTGGCAGGATTAACGGCGTTGCCGATCTTGGCGCCTACGAAGATCGGGTCAAGGAATTCGCCGAGCTTGGCCAGCACTATGATCTGCCGGTTAAAACTTACTCTAGCGGCATGCGCCCGCGGCTGGCCTTTGCCTGTTCCATTGCCATAGATTTCGAGGTTTATCTGATTGACGAAGTGACATCAGTAGGTGATGCATCTTTTCGTCGCAAGGCAAAAAAAGCCTTGTTTGAGCGCAGTGAGAAGGCCAATGTGATCATGGTCAGCCACGATATGAAGGAACTCAGGCAGTTCTGCGACAGTGCCATTGTGTTGAGCAAGGGCGATTTAACTTTTTACAATGACCTTGAAGAAGGCATTAAGCATTATCAGGCATTATAA
- a CDS encoding ABC transporter permease — protein sequence MTTVLKRNKWEIWRDVIFALFAREIRVGFNDKFGISWAVVQPVVFIFVLAFIRGRLDSGETHTIPTFIFIAFGMILIQSFLQTLSAGASAIKKNKALFAFRQVQPISAVIAAGMFEFIVKLFVVMGIALILYFIGMETQLADPLSILLYFLSLWLFALSVGFLFGLAALYIPEVEKIQMLLTRPMFFISGVFFSLKDFPEEYWYLLNWNPILHAIELARFAAYPSYGQEGVSVSYLLISSLIALFLALVCYQGFWKQAISR from the coding sequence ATGACCACGGTATTAAAGCGAAATAAATGGGAAATCTGGCGGGATGTCATTTTTGCCCTTTTCGCCCGTGAAATACGTGTGGGTTTTAACGATAAGTTTGGTATCAGCTGGGCTGTCGTGCAGCCGGTGGTGTTTATTTTCGTGCTGGCGTTTATCAGAGGCCGGCTCGACAGTGGTGAAACCCATACAATACCGACCTTTATCTTTATCGCCTTTGGCATGATTCTGATCCAGAGCTTTCTGCAGACGTTGTCTGCCGGAGCCTCTGCAATTAAAAAGAATAAAGCGCTGTTCGCTTTTCGTCAGGTTCAGCCTATCAGCGCGGTTATCGCAGCGGGCATGTTTGAGTTTATCGTTAAACTGTTTGTGGTGATGGGTATTGCGTTGATACTGTATTTTATCGGCATGGAAACCCAGCTTGCTGACCCTCTGAGCATTCTGCTGTATTTCTTATCATTATGGTTATTTGCGCTGTCTGTGGGATTTCTGTTCGGTCTTGCCGCGTTGTATATTCCTGAAGTGGAAAAAATTCAGATGCTGCTAACGCGGCCAATGTTCTTTATTTCCGGAGTTTTTTTCTCACTCAAGGACTTTCCCGAGGAATACTGGTACTTGTTGAACTGGAATCCTATTCTGCATGCCATTGAGCTGGCGAGATTTGCTGCTTATCCTTCCTACGGGCAAGAGGGTGTGAGCGTCAGCTACCTGTTGATTTCCAGCCTTATCGCCCTGTTTCTCGCGTTGGTCTGTTATCAGGGGTTCTGGAAACAGGCGATAAGTAGATGA